A single Acidaminococcus sp. DNA region contains:
- a CDS encoding hydrolase, giving the protein MSEKTREEAWALVKEYNKEPFHRQHALTVEGCMRYFARTLGYENEEDFWGLVGLLHDLDYEKYPEQHCRKEAEILKDKGWDEKLIHAVVSHGWPRCSDVKPELEMEKVLYTVDELSGLIGAAALMRPSKSVQDMEVKSLKKKFKDKRFAAGCSRDVIKDGAEMLGWDLNKVFEESILAMRSCEEAVKEAMEKDSQE; this is encoded by the coding sequence ATGAGCGAAAAAACGAGAGAAGAAGCCTGGGCTTTAGTCAAGGAATATAATAAAGAACCGTTTCACCGTCAGCATGCACTGACCGTAGAAGGCTGCATGCGCTATTTTGCCCGGACTTTGGGATATGAAAACGAAGAGGATTTCTGGGGCCTTGTCGGACTGCTGCATGATTTGGATTATGAAAAATATCCGGAACAGCACTGCCGTAAGGAAGCTGAAATCCTGAAGGATAAAGGCTGGGATGAAAAATTGATCCACGCTGTAGTAAGCCATGGCTGGCCGCGCTGCAGCGATGTCAAACCGGAACTTGAAATGGAAAAAGTTCTTTATACAGTGGATGAACTTTCCGGTCTTATTGGGGCGGCCGCTTTGATGCGTCCTTCCAAGAGTGTGCAGGATATGGAAGTAAAATCTCTGAAGAAGAAATTCAAGGACAAACGTTTTGCCGCCGGCTGCAGCCGTGATGTTATTAAAGACGGAGCAGAAATGCTGGGGTGGGATCTTAATAAAGTCTTTGAGGAATCCATTCTTGCTATGCGCAGCTGCGAAGAAGCTGTAAAAGAAGCGATGGAAAAAGATTCACAGGAATAA
- a CDS encoding ECF transporter S component, with the protein MNSVQIHKLTLAGLFAALAFACFSYLRIEIPMGLGLTGKIYVGHTFIMLSALFLGAKYGALSGAVGLTLADVLAGYTTSAPPTFLAKFILGWVTAAIFHAGHNAEKQASSRRVFLACAGGAVANVITEPLIRFSFKYFILGIPREVAYVSALNCCVSMAVSNVVCVILSLLLYKAAFPIVSRSLQN; encoded by the coding sequence ATGAATTCCGTACAAATTCACAAGCTGACGCTGGCAGGGCTCTTCGCGGCCCTGGCGTTTGCCTGTTTTTCGTATTTGCGGATTGAAATTCCGATGGGGCTGGGTCTTACAGGAAAAATTTATGTCGGCCATACTTTTATCATGCTGTCGGCACTGTTTCTGGGTGCGAAGTACGGCGCTCTTTCGGGAGCTGTCGGGCTGACACTAGCGGATGTTCTTGCCGGTTACACCACGTCGGCACCTCCGACTTTTTTGGCTAAGTTTATACTCGGGTGGGTTACGGCCGCAATTTTTCATGCCGGACATAATGCAGAAAAGCAGGCTTCTTCCCGCCGCGTTTTTCTGGCCTGTGCGGGCGGCGCAGTGGCTAATGTAATTACAGAGCCTTTGATTCGGTTCAGTTTCAAATACTTTATTTTGGGAATTCCGCGCGAGGTGGCTTATGTATCGGCCTTGAATTGCTGTGTCAGCATGGCTGTCAGTAATGTGGTTTGTGTTATCCTGTCTCTGCTTCTTTACAAGGCTGCATTTCCTATCGTCAGCCGGTCGCTGCAAAATTAA
- the udp gene encoding uridine phosphorylase: MANFSKPEEILYHTQLSRNMLLGADTAILPGDPGRVKTLAEALGPAVELGSHREYTSWLAQVQNQPVLVCSTGMGGPSTAICLEELARLGIRRVIRVGTTGSIQEDLQLGDVAIFKGAVRLEGTSTHYAPLEFPAVADFDLTQLLVYAARIEKIPCQVGICVSSDTFWPGQERYDSFTGYVIRRFQGSLEEWQALGALCYEMETAALFVTAQALGLQAASLCGVVAKRTESEHIAPPEVYKQAEERFQKVVRRALEELLERK, encoded by the coding sequence ATGGCCAATTTTTCCAAACCAGAAGAAATTCTGTATCATACACAATTGTCAAGAAATATGCTCCTGGGAGCCGACACGGCTATTTTGCCGGGGGATCCCGGACGCGTTAAGACGCTTGCGGAAGCGCTGGGTCCGGCCGTAGAGCTGGGCAGCCACCGTGAATATACAAGCTGGCTTGCCCAGGTTCAAAATCAGCCTGTTCTCGTATGCTCGACCGGAATGGGCGGTCCTTCTACGGCTATTTGTCTGGAAGAATTGGCCAGACTTGGGATTCGCCGGGTCATTCGTGTAGGAACGACCGGGTCAATCCAGGAAGACCTTCAGCTGGGTGACGTGGCGATTTTTAAAGGCGCAGTGCGTCTTGAAGGCACTAGTACCCATTATGCTCCGCTGGAATTTCCTGCCGTTGCCGATTTCGATTTGACGCAGCTTTTGGTTTATGCGGCACGGATTGAAAAAATCCCTTGTCAGGTAGGAATTTGTGTTTCCTCGGATACTTTCTGGCCCGGACAGGAACGGTATGACAGTTTTACCGGTTATGTAATCCGCCGCTTCCAGGGCAGTCTGGAGGAATGGCAGGCATTGGGTGCTCTTTGCTACGAAATGGAAACGGCTGCTCTCTTTGTGACGGCACAGGCTCTTGGACTGCAGGCAGCAAGCCTTTGCGGTGTCGTGGCAAAGCGTACTGAAAGTGAACATATTGCACCTCCTGAAGTTTATAAGCAGGCAGAGGAACGCTTCCAAAAAGTTGTTCGGAGAGCTTTGGAAGAACTTTTGGAGAGGAAGTGA
- a CDS encoding phosphopentomutase has translation MGRCIILMFDSFGIGGAADAGRFGDQGADTLGHIAEWFESEHKKGSALEPFALPYLAKLGLGKAHEMSIGHAFAPSIGAGEPIRGAYTYAAEKSTGKDTLSGHWELAGYPVMFNWGYFPDVPHCFPQELISGLIEKGGLPGVLGEKHASGTVIIQELGDEHIRSGKPIVYTSADSVLQIAAHEKYFGLDRLYKLCEIAFELVKPYKIARVIARPFIGEKSGEYTRTGNRHDYAVAAPEKTLLDFVTESGGEVHAVGKIADIFAHRGVTQAYHATGLSALFDATLEAMRNAPDGSLVFTNFVDFDSSYGHRRDVKGYGEGLMLLDHRLPELEKIRKPGDLFLITADHGCDPTWKGTDHTREHVPVLFFGDGVRPGPLAPMETYGDAGQIIAQHLGITLSRGTAQEVWMK, from the coding sequence ATGGGACGCTGTATCATTCTGATGTTTGATTCGTTTGGTATCGGCGGAGCGGCTGACGCCGGACGTTTTGGTGACCAAGGTGCCGATACGCTGGGGCATATTGCCGAATGGTTTGAATCGGAACACAAAAAAGGAAGCGCTTTGGAACCATTTGCTTTGCCGTATCTTGCAAAGCTTGGCCTTGGCAAAGCGCATGAGATGAGTATTGGCCATGCTTTTGCACCTTCCATCGGTGCGGGTGAGCCAATCCGGGGTGCCTATACCTACGCAGCAGAAAAAAGTACGGGCAAGGATACTTTGAGCGGGCACTGGGAACTGGCCGGTTATCCTGTCATGTTTAATTGGGGCTATTTTCCCGATGTGCCGCACTGCTTCCCACAGGAACTTATTTCCGGCCTGATTGAAAAAGGCGGTCTTCCGGGTGTGCTGGGAGAAAAACATGCTTCCGGAACGGTTATTATCCAGGAGCTGGGGGATGAGCATATCCGCAGCGGCAAGCCGATTGTCTATACGTCAGCTGACAGCGTCCTGCAGATTGCTGCCCATGAAAAATATTTTGGCCTTGACCGGTTGTATAAGCTTTGTGAAATTGCTTTTGAACTGGTAAAACCTTATAAAATTGCCAGGGTCATTGCCAGACCGTTCATCGGAGAAAAGAGCGGGGAATACACCCGCACGGGAAACCGCCATGATTATGCGGTGGCAGCACCGGAAAAGACCCTGCTTGATTTTGTAACGGAAAGCGGCGGTGAGGTTCATGCCGTAGGAAAGATTGCCGATATTTTCGCGCATCGCGGCGTTACGCAGGCTTATCACGCTACAGGGCTTTCTGCGTTATTTGATGCTACCCTGGAAGCGATGCGAAATGCGCCGGACGGTAGTCTGGTATTTACGAACTTTGTGGATTTTGATTCTTCCTATGGTCATCGCCGTGACGTAAAAGGATACGGGGAGGGGCTGATGCTGCTGGATCATCGCCTTCCGGAACTTGAAAAAATAAGAAAACCCGGTGACCTCTTCCTCATTACAGCGGACCATGGCTGTGACCCGACCTGGAAGGGCACCGATCATACGCGGGAACATGTCCCCGTCCTGTTCTTTGGTGACGGTGTGCGCCCGGGACCGCTTGCTCCGATGGAGACGTACGGTGACGCCGGACAAATCATTGCGCAGCATCTGGGAATTACACTTTCCAGGGGGACTGCACAGGAGGTGTGGATGAAATGA
- the hcp gene encoding hydroxylamine reductase — MFCYQCQETAGCKGCKVAGVCGKRPEVAAMQDLLIFVTKGISAVTTELRKEGKTISREINHLITLNLFTTITNANFDEASIRERITMTLHRKAELLAEAEHKENLPEAALWNGTEAEYAAKAAEVGVLAEANEDIRSLKETITYGLKGLAAYLKHANVLQKEDESIDAFIQSTLAALLDTDKGAEELTALVLETGKFGVKGMALLDEANTSAYGQPEMTEVDLGVRNHPAILISGHDLKDLEMLLDQTEGTGVDVYTHGEMLPGHYYPFFKKYKHFAGNYGNAWWKQREEFESFNGPILMTTNCVVPPKDSYKNRLWTTGAAQYPGCRHIDETADGRKDFSAVIAQAKECAAPKALEKGKIIGGFAHSQVLALADKVVAAVKSGAIRKFVVMAGCDGRHMTRDYYTKFAEALPKDTVILTAGCAKYRYIKLNLGDIGGIPRVLDAGQCNDSYSLALIALKLKEAFGLDDINKLPIVYNIAWYEQKAVIVLLALLALGVKNIHLGPTLPAFLSPNVAALLVKQFGIGTISNVEDDMEVFGLK, encoded by the coding sequence ATGTTTTGTTATCAATGTCAGGAAACGGCGGGATGCAAGGGCTGCAAGGTGGCCGGTGTCTGCGGCAAGCGTCCGGAAGTCGCTGCTATGCAGGATTTGTTAATTTTTGTAACCAAAGGAATTTCTGCAGTTACGACCGAGCTGCGTAAGGAAGGAAAAACAATTTCCCGCGAAATTAACCATCTTATTACCTTAAACCTGTTCACGACCATTACAAACGCGAACTTCGATGAAGCTTCTATTCGTGAACGTATCACGATGACGCTTCACCGGAAGGCTGAGCTGTTAGCTGAAGCGGAGCACAAAGAAAATCTTCCTGAAGCGGCTCTGTGGAACGGCACGGAAGCGGAATATGCTGCAAAGGCAGCGGAAGTGGGTGTACTTGCCGAAGCTAATGAGGACATCCGTTCCCTCAAAGAGACTATTACGTACGGCTTAAAAGGACTGGCGGCTTATCTGAAACATGCAAATGTGCTGCAGAAAGAAGACGAATCTATCGACGCATTTATTCAGAGCACTCTGGCTGCTCTTCTGGATACCGATAAGGGAGCTGAAGAACTGACTGCTTTGGTACTGGAAACGGGAAAGTTCGGCGTCAAAGGCATGGCTCTCCTTGATGAAGCCAATACGAGTGCTTATGGCCAGCCGGAAATGACGGAGGTAGACCTTGGTGTCCGGAATCATCCTGCAATTCTGATTTCCGGTCATGATTTGAAGGATTTGGAAATGCTCCTGGATCAGACGGAAGGTACAGGCGTGGACGTCTATACACACGGAGAAATGCTGCCGGGCCATTATTATCCATTCTTCAAAAAATATAAGCACTTTGCAGGAAACTATGGCAACGCCTGGTGGAAGCAGCGGGAAGAGTTTGAAAGCTTTAACGGACCTATCCTGATGACTACGAACTGTGTCGTACCTCCAAAAGACAGCTACAAGAACCGCCTGTGGACGACGGGCGCAGCTCAGTATCCCGGCTGCCGTCATATTGATGAAACTGCTGACGGCAGAAAAGATTTCAGCGCGGTGATTGCGCAGGCAAAGGAATGCGCCGCTCCTAAAGCTTTGGAAAAGGGCAAGATTATCGGTGGTTTTGCTCATTCTCAGGTACTGGCGCTGGCAGACAAAGTGGTGGCAGCCGTGAAATCCGGTGCTATCAGGAAATTTGTAGTCATGGCGGGCTGCGACGGCCGTCATATGACCCGCGACTACTACACTAAATTTGCAGAAGCCCTGCCGAAGGATACGGTGATTTTAACGGCTGGCTGTGCAAAATATCGTTATATTAAATTGAACCTGGGTGATATCGGAGGGATTCCGCGCGTCCTGGATGCAGGACAATGCAACGATTCTTATTCGCTCGCACTGATTGCCTTGAAACTTAAGGAAGCTTTCGGGCTTGATGACATCAACAAACTCCCGATTGTCTATAATATTGCCTGGTATGAGCAGAAGGCGGTGATTGTACTCCTGGCACTTCTGGCACTCGGTGTAAAGAATATCCACTTGGGACCGACTCTTCCTGCCTTCCTTTCTCCGAATGTGGCAGCTCTGTTAGTAAAACAATTTGGAATCGGAACCATCTCCAATGTGGAAGATGACATGGAGGTTTTTGGCCTGAAATAA